The proteins below come from a single Borreliella spielmanii genomic window:
- a CDS encoding DUF643 domain-containing protein has translation KERENDFENRVDFSYKEGILEDCLEKLGKTKSNMFLVFVHDIIYKLKQELKRGQTVALNSFVVVLFTSIHSYDKGVYTSNKLVNTIKGFYKLI, from the coding sequence AAAAGAACGCGAAAATGACTTTGAAAATAGAGTTGATTTTAGCTACAAAGAGGGAATATTAGAAGACTGTTTAGAAAAGCTAGGAAAAACAAAATCTAATATGTTTTTGGTCTTTGTTCATGATATTATTTATAAGCTTAAACAAGAGCTAAAACGAGGCCAAACGGTTGCTTTAAATAGTTTTGTAGTTGTATTATTTACGAGCATACACAGCTATGACAAGGGAGTTTACACAAGTAATAAGCTTGTTAATACAATAAAAGGTTTTTACAAACTTATATAG